The Listeria welshimeri serovar 6b str. SLCC5334 genome has a window encoding:
- the spoVG gene encoding septation regulator SpoVG, which produces MEITDVRLRRVETDGRMKAISSITIDGEFVIHDIRVIDGNEGLFVAMPSKRTPDGEFRDIAHPINSGTRAKIQEAVLAAYEVAEEPVANEETSANESVVEEN; this is translated from the coding sequence ATGGAGATTACAGATGTGAGATTACGACGTGTTGAGACAGATGGGAGAATGAAAGCTATTTCTTCAATTACGATTGATGGTGAGTTTGTTATTCACGACATTCGTGTCATCGATGGCAACGAGGGTTTGTTCGTAGCTATGCCAAGTAAACGTACGCCGGATGGTGAGTTTAGAGATATCGCACATCCAATTAACTCAGGCACCCGTGCAAAAATTCAAGAAGCCGTTTTAGCTGCTTATGAAGTAGCAGAAGAACCGGTTGCAAATGAAGAAACTTCCGCAAACGAAAGTGTTGTAGAAGAAAACTAA
- the rsmA gene encoding 16S rRNA (adenine(1518)-N(6)/adenine(1519)-N(6))-dimethyltransferase RsmA, with product MSKDIATPGKTTEILKKYGFLFKKSLGQNFLIDSNILTRITDTAGISKETNVIEIGPGIGALTEQLAKTANEVVAFEIDQRLLPILDDTLSAYNNIQVVHGDVLKADVEEVITQQFSKSELPLKIVANLPYYVTTPIILKLLHDNIPADSMTFMLQKEVADRISAVPSTKSYGSLTIAIQFYMEAELAFIVPKTVFMPQPNVDSAVIHLKRRKEPLAKVNDEEFFFEVTRASFAQRRKTLWNNLASKFPALKPRKDELVEGLNAIGIDLIRRGETLDIPEFAKLSNFLADFLEEK from the coding sequence ATGAGTAAAGATATCGCAACTCCCGGAAAAACAACAGAAATCTTAAAAAAATATGGTTTCTTATTTAAAAAAAGTCTCGGTCAAAACTTTTTGATTGATAGTAATATTTTGACACGAATCACTGATACAGCTGGAATTTCAAAAGAAACAAATGTAATTGAAATTGGCCCTGGGATTGGCGCATTAACAGAACAATTAGCAAAAACAGCCAATGAAGTAGTTGCGTTTGAAATTGACCAACGTTTATTACCGATTTTGGATGACACGTTAAGTGCTTATAATAATATTCAAGTAGTTCATGGAGATGTTTTGAAAGCAGATGTAGAAGAAGTAATCACGCAACAATTCTCTAAATCAGAATTGCCGCTTAAAATCGTTGCGAACCTGCCATATTACGTAACCACGCCAATCATTTTAAAACTACTTCATGATAATATCCCAGCAGATTCCATGACTTTTATGCTTCAAAAAGAAGTGGCTGACCGGATTAGCGCAGTTCCAAGCACGAAAAGTTATGGTAGTTTAACTATTGCTATTCAGTTCTATATGGAAGCCGAATTAGCTTTTATCGTGCCTAAAACAGTTTTTATGCCGCAACCTAATGTTGATTCCGCAGTCATCCATTTAAAACGTCGAAAAGAACCGCTTGCTAAAGTAAACGATGAAGAATTTTTCTTTGAAGTGACAAGAGCTTCTTTTGCTCAACGAAGAAAAACATTATGGAACAATTTAGCTTCGAAGTTCCCGGCTTTGAAACCGCGTAAAGATGAGTTAGTAGAAGGTTTAAATGCAATTGGTATAGACTTAATCCGTCGTGGAGAAACATTGGATATACCTGAATTCGCTAAATTAAGTAATTTTCTAGCTGATTTTTTAGAAGAAAAATAA
- the chbG gene encoding chitin disaccharide deacetylase, which yields MKIIFNADDFGISPGAVYGILESYKKGVVKSTTLLANSPAFDLAVEVAKENPGLDIGAHLTLTFGSPLLQGLETLTDDDGRFRKNYTALENGLADVDMGEVERELTAQIKKILGAGLTISHFDTHHSIEPLIYPIQHKLAEKYGVSIRRHADVSDFGAIKTPDLFETAFYADGVSFETIKKIVQAHIGTNDVVEVMTHPAFIDETLREISSYVEPRIKEVSILTSRELQAYLGQQEVEVISFRDL from the coding sequence ATGAAAATTATTTTTAATGCAGATGATTTTGGAATTAGCCCAGGAGCAGTTTATGGTATTTTAGAATCGTACAAAAAAGGCGTCGTAAAATCAACTACACTTCTTGCAAATAGCCCAGCGTTTGATTTAGCTGTAGAAGTGGCAAAAGAAAATCCTGGACTGGATATTGGTGCGCATTTGACTTTAACATTTGGTTCCCCACTTCTTCAAGGACTAGAAACATTAACTGATGATGACGGACGTTTCCGTAAAAACTACACAGCGCTAGAAAACGGTTTAGCGGATGTGGATATGGGAGAAGTAGAACGTGAATTAACCGCGCAAATCAAGAAGATTTTGGGGGCCGGACTCACTATTTCCCACTTTGATACACATCATTCTATCGAGCCATTAATCTACCCTATACAACACAAATTAGCTGAAAAATATGGAGTATCCATTAGACGTCATGCAGATGTGTCTGATTTTGGTGCTATTAAAACACCTGATTTATTTGAAACAGCTTTTTATGCAGATGGCGTATCTTTTGAAACGATTAAAAAAATAGTGCAAGCGCATATTGGAACAAATGATGTAGTGGAAGTAATGACACATCCAGCTTTCATAGATGAAACATTACGTGAAATTTCTAGCTATGTAGAGCCACGTATCAAAGAAGTTTCCATTTTAACTTCAAGAGAGTTACAAGCTTATTTAGGTCAACAAGAAGTAGAAGTGATTAGTTTCCGCGATTTATAA
- a CDS encoding G5 and 3D domain-containing protein, with protein MTMENSSNVAQSSKWKLPIMIAGFVIVVALVFYFVFEGTKNDITIVNAGEKTESRTHAKTVSEALDEAGIKVSAHDEVAPGKNAEIKDGMEIKYLPARQITINDNGTEKNVWSTKSNVADLLKDENITTRPHDVLSVSLDDKLKDGLEIDINRAIQLSLQNGAKKDTVWTTKTQVGDLLSEKNIKLDKDDRVSPAKDSNLKEKMTVQVTYVDSKADKKKEQIKFNTVYKEDDSLNQGTEKVVREGKTGEKVIEYKVTFENGKEKKRDIIKENITSAKTDKVVVRGTKEKAVVSKIANAKPAKKVTTTNTSSHKSSSKAPSNGKTFTMESTAYSGGGVTATGINLSANPGMKVVAVDPSIIPLGSRVWVEGYGEAIAGDTGGAIKGNIVDVYFSNESSCYSWGRRTVTVKVLN; from the coding sequence ATGACCATGGAAAACAGCAGTAACGTAGCCCAATCATCAAAATGGAAATTACCAATCATGATTGCAGGATTTGTTATTGTAGTAGCATTGGTTTTTTATTTCGTTTTCGAAGGAACTAAAAACGATATCACTATAGTAAACGCTGGTGAAAAAACAGAATCAAGAACACATGCTAAAACAGTTTCTGAAGCATTAGATGAAGCAGGAATTAAAGTAAGTGCACACGATGAAGTTGCGCCAGGGAAAAATGCAGAAATTAAAGACGGTATGGAAATCAAATATCTTCCAGCACGTCAAATTACAATAAATGATAATGGCACTGAAAAAAATGTTTGGAGTACAAAATCAAACGTAGCAGATTTGCTTAAAGACGAAAATATTACAACTCGTCCGCATGATGTGCTAAGCGTGTCCTTAGATGATAAATTAAAAGATGGACTTGAAATCGATATTAATCGTGCCATCCAACTTTCCTTACAAAACGGAGCAAAAAAAGATACAGTATGGACAACAAAAACTCAAGTTGGTGATTTACTAAGTGAGAAAAACATCAAACTTGATAAAGATGACCGAGTTTCACCTGCTAAAGACAGTAACTTAAAGGAAAAAATGACCGTACAAGTTACATATGTTGATTCAAAAGCAGATAAGAAAAAAGAGCAAATCAAATTCAACACAGTTTACAAAGAAGACGACAGCCTTAATCAAGGAACTGAAAAAGTCGTTCGCGAAGGTAAAACTGGTGAAAAAGTTATTGAATATAAAGTAACATTTGAAAATGGTAAAGAGAAAAAACGCGATATCATTAAAGAAAATATCACTTCTGCAAAAACAGATAAAGTAGTTGTTCGCGGTACGAAAGAAAAAGCTGTCGTATCTAAAATCGCAAATGCAAAACCTGCTAAAAAAGTAACAACAACGAACACTTCTTCACACAAATCATCATCAAAAGCTCCATCTAATGGAAAAACATTTACGATGGAATCTACTGCATATTCAGGTGGTGGAGTTACAGCTACTGGAATTAACTTAAGTGCTAATCCTGGTATGAAAGTAGTTGCTGTTGATCCAAGTATTATTCCACTTGGTTCTCGTGTTTGGGTTGAAGGTTACGGAGAAGCAATCGCTGGAGATACAGGCGGCGCTATTAAAGGAAATATCGTTGACGTATATTTCTCCAATGAAAGTTCTTGCTATTCTTGGGGTAGAAGAACAGTTACTGTAAAAGTGTTAAACTAA
- the glmU gene encoding bifunctional UDP-N-acetylglucosamine diphosphorylase/glucosamine-1-phosphate N-acetyltransferase GlmU, with protein MSKRYAVVLAAGQGTRMKSKLYKVLHPVCGKPMVEHVVDQISTLDVDKVVTIVGHGAEKVQEHLAGKSEFVKQEEQLGTAHAVLQAKPELAGKDGVTLVVCGDTPLIEASTMEALLKYHHEKRAKATILTTVIEDPTGYGRIIRDDLGIVEKIVEHKDATEKEQRISEINTGTYCFDNKALFEALENVSNDNVQGEYYLPDVIKILKDLDEVVAAYRMESFEESLGVNDRIALAEASKLMQRRINDNHMRNGVTLVNPENTYIDIDVKIGQDTVIEPGVMLRGNTVIGDDCVISSGSEIANSVIGERVHVRNSSIFESKVGDDVQIGPYAHLRPESDIHNHVKIGNYVETKKAIVGEGTKLPHFIYMGDAEIGKNVNVGCGSIAVNYDGKNKAKTIIGDDVFVGCNSNLIAPVKVGDRAFIAAGSTITKDVPEDALGIARAKQENKMDYAKRLNHGK; from the coding sequence ATGTCAAAACGATATGCTGTAGTGCTTGCTGCTGGTCAAGGCACACGGATGAAGTCGAAACTTTACAAAGTGTTGCACCCGGTTTGTGGAAAACCAATGGTCGAACATGTAGTAGACCAAATTTCAACGCTTGATGTTGATAAAGTGGTTACAATTGTAGGTCATGGAGCTGAGAAAGTACAAGAGCATTTAGCTGGTAAAAGTGAGTTTGTGAAGCAAGAAGAGCAATTAGGAACAGCTCATGCGGTACTTCAAGCGAAACCAGAACTTGCTGGAAAAGACGGTGTGACGTTAGTTGTTTGTGGAGATACACCTTTAATCGAAGCTAGCACAATGGAAGCTTTGCTAAAATATCACCATGAAAAACGCGCAAAAGCAACAATCCTTACAACAGTTATTGAAGACCCTACAGGTTATGGCCGAATTATTCGAGATGACCTTGGTATTGTAGAAAAAATTGTAGAACATAAAGATGCAACAGAAAAAGAGCAACGCATTTCAGAAATCAACACTGGTACATATTGCTTTGATAACAAAGCGCTTTTTGAAGCATTAGAAAATGTCTCTAATGATAATGTTCAAGGAGAATATTACTTGCCAGATGTTATTAAAATTTTAAAAGATTTGGATGAAGTTGTAGCAGCATATAGAATGGAATCTTTCGAGGAATCTCTTGGGGTTAACGATAGAATTGCTCTAGCTGAAGCTTCTAAATTAATGCAACGTCGAATCAATGATAATCATATGCGGAATGGAGTAACGCTTGTTAATCCAGAAAATACGTATATTGATATAGATGTAAAAATTGGTCAGGATACAGTAATTGAACCGGGAGTTATGCTTCGCGGAAATACTGTGATTGGTGATGACTGTGTGATTTCAAGTGGTTCAGAAATTGCCAACAGCGTTATTGGTGAACGAGTTCATGTCAGAAATTCCTCCATTTTTGAAAGTAAAGTTGGAGATGACGTTCAAATCGGGCCATATGCTCATCTAAGACCTGAATCTGATATTCATAATCATGTGAAAATCGGAAATTACGTCGAAACAAAAAAAGCGATTGTTGGTGAAGGAACTAAATTACCACATTTCATTTATATGGGAGATGCGGAAATTGGTAAGAATGTCAATGTTGGTTGCGGAAGTATTGCTGTTAATTACGACGGCAAAAACAAGGCGAAAACCATTATTGGAGATGACGTTTTTGTAGGTTGTAATTCAAATCTAATTGCACCTGTCAAAGTGGGAGACCGTGCTTTCATAGCAGCTGGTTCAACCATTACAAAAGATGTTCCAGAAGATGCGCTAGGAATTGCTCGCGCGAAACAAGAGAACAAGATGGACTATGCGAAGCGTCTAAATCACGGTAAATAA
- the veg gene encoding biofilm formation stimulator Veg — MPKTIASIKTNLDSRLGKALTLKANGGRKKTIERCGILAETYPSVFIVELDQDENNFERVSYSYTDILTDAVELVFTDDNKELAL, encoded by the coding sequence ATGCCAAAAACCATTGCAAGCATTAAGACGAATTTAGATTCTAGATTAGGTAAAGCATTGACATTGAAAGCAAACGGTGGTCGTAAGAAAACGATTGAACGTTGCGGTATCCTAGCTGAAACATATCCATCCGTTTTCATTGTGGAGCTTGATCAAGATGAAAACAACTTTGAAAGAGTATCCTATAGTTACACGGATATCTTAACAGACGCAGTAGAACTTGTATTTACAGATGATAATAAAGAATTAGCTTTATAA
- the spoVG gene encoding septation regulator SpoVG — MQVTDVRLRRVETDGRMRAIASITLDEEFVVHDIRVIDGNNGLFVAMPSKRGVDGEFRDIAHPINSDTRAKIQEVVLAEYERVGEEEATAVTEEESESVSAE; from the coding sequence ATGCAAGTAACAGATGTGAGATTACGTCGTGTAGAAACTGATGGAAGAATGAGAGCAATCGCTTCAATCACTTTAGATGAGGAATTTGTAGTTCATGATATTCGCGTTATTGATGGGAATAACGGTTTATTCGTAGCTATGCCAAGTAAACGTGGTGTTGATGGAGAATTCCGTGACATCGCTCACCCAATTAATTCCGATACTCGTGCAAAAATTCAAGAAGTAGTATTAGCTGAATACGAGCGCGTTGGTGAAGAAGAAGCAACTGCAGTAACAGAAGAAGAATCTGAATCCGTTTCTGCTGAATAA
- a CDS encoding efflux RND transporter periplasmic adaptor subunit yields the protein MKKWVKWLIVIVILAVVAVGAVFLLSKNNGSVTEEKLVTAKVKQGDMKINATGTGAISPENTQVPDYDKLQLVAQMDELDIPNIKKDQEVKITVTALPDKTYKGKVKEIAEQGQVQNGVSSFSVIISIDKTDDLKAGMTADASILVKEKKDALYVPIEAVQKDSDDKYYVLVPEEKENGKTKKVKKFVETGLHNEDNIEITKGVKKDQKVILPTQETSTLPGAPS from the coding sequence ATGAAAAAATGGGTTAAATGGTTAATAGTTATCGTTATTCTCGCAGTAGTGGCCGTTGGTGCGGTTTTCTTACTGTCAAAAAATAATGGCTCTGTAACAGAAGAGAAATTAGTTACAGCCAAAGTGAAACAAGGAGATATGAAAATCAATGCTACAGGAACAGGGGCTATTTCACCAGAAAATACGCAAGTTCCAGATTATGACAAACTTCAACTAGTAGCACAAATGGACGAACTTGATATTCCAAATATTAAGAAGGACCAAGAAGTAAAAATTACAGTAACAGCACTTCCAGACAAAACTTACAAAGGAAAAGTAAAAGAAATTGCAGAACAAGGCCAAGTACAAAACGGTGTATCTAGTTTTTCCGTAATCATTTCTATCGATAAAACAGATGATTTAAAAGCCGGTATGACTGCTGATGCTTCTATTTTAGTGAAAGAGAAAAAAGACGCATTATATGTGCCGATTGAAGCTGTTCAAAAAGACAGTGACGACAAATATTATGTATTAGTTCCGGAAGAAAAAGAAAATGGTAAAACGAAAAAAGTGAAGAAATTTGTAGAAACTGGTCTTCATAATGAAGATAATATCGAAATCACTAAAGGCGTTAAGAAAGACCAAAAAGTAATCCTTCCTACACAAGAAACTTCCACGCTTCCAGGTGCTCCTAGCTAA
- the rnmV gene encoding ribonuclease M5 — MSEKPIIHEFIVVEGRDDTTAINRSVIADTIETNGSALSQETIEKIRHAQEIRGVIIFTDPDFPGEKIRKQIDSAVPGCKHAFINRQDALPKAGRGLGVEHASSANIREALTNFHISSTPVEKQFISKDILMRLGLLGGAGAKDRREKLGNALKIGYTNGKQLQTRLESFAISEEQLVAACQKIMQEEENE; from the coding sequence TTGAGCGAAAAGCCTATAATACATGAGTTCATTGTTGTGGAAGGTCGTGACGATACAACTGCAATTAATCGTTCGGTCATTGCAGATACAATTGAAACGAATGGTTCGGCACTTTCACAAGAAACTATCGAAAAAATTAGACATGCGCAGGAAATTCGTGGGGTTATTATTTTTACTGATCCAGATTTTCCAGGCGAAAAAATCAGAAAACAAATTGACTCAGCAGTTCCAGGATGTAAGCACGCATTTATTAATCGTCAAGATGCACTTCCAAAAGCAGGTCGAGGTCTTGGTGTAGAACATGCGAGTAGCGCAAATATTCGAGAAGCATTAACGAATTTTCATATTAGCAGTACACCTGTAGAAAAACAATTTATCTCAAAAGATATACTTATGCGCCTTGGCCTTCTTGGCGGAGCAGGGGCGAAAGATCGTCGTGAAAAACTAGGCAACGCACTTAAAATCGGTTACACAAATGGAAAACAATTACAAACAAGACTAGAGTCATTTGCCATTAGTGAAGAACAGTTAGTGGCTGCGTGCCAAAAGATTATGCAGGAGGAAGAGAATGAGTAA
- a CDS encoding ABC transporter permease has product MNVLQSMKMAWKQLKASKLRSFLTMLGIIIGVASVILLVSLGNGVTKEVDEQMGDLGSNLITVVNSSVNPNDKYTYDEVMKYQNIDGVKSVSPELSGQVNATFDYKNSSNKVIGTNDQYKAARSLEMKDGRFLLPIDTEYGQKVAVIGSTVASDLFGFGNPIGETIRLNGMPYKVVGVLKEKGASMMGSSDDQIFIPISSAQRLLKDTNVRTIYVETKSAEDVDFVVNTLESRLAIKFGDEKEQKEKAASSAQMGPSYQVINQQEILNAFNTISTTLTTALGAIAAISLVVGGIGIMNIMLVSVSERTREIGIRKALGAKKRAILLQFLIESIVISVCGGLIGIIIGVSGALIFGSVAGISSGITAGTIIFSFVFSLCIGVIFGIAPANKASKLRPIDALRSE; this is encoded by the coding sequence ATGAATGTTCTCCAAAGTATGAAAATGGCATGGAAACAATTAAAAGCTAGTAAACTGAGATCTTTTCTAACGATGCTTGGTATTATTATCGGTGTCGCATCCGTTATTCTTTTAGTTTCGCTCGGAAATGGTGTAACCAAAGAAGTTGATGAGCAAATGGGTGACTTAGGATCCAATTTAATCACAGTAGTAAATAGTTCTGTGAATCCAAATGATAAATATACGTATGATGAAGTAATGAAATATCAAAATATTGATGGTGTTAAAAGCGTTTCACCAGAACTTTCAGGACAAGTGAATGCTACATTTGATTATAAAAACTCCAGCAATAAAGTTATAGGAACGAACGACCAGTATAAAGCAGCCCGTAGCCTCGAAATGAAGGATGGCCGCTTCTTGCTACCAATTGATACGGAATATGGTCAGAAGGTAGCTGTAATCGGCTCTACGGTAGCTAGTGATTTGTTTGGCTTCGGTAACCCCATTGGCGAAACAATTAGATTAAACGGCATGCCATACAAAGTAGTAGGTGTTTTAAAAGAAAAAGGTGCTTCGATGATGGGATCAAGTGATGATCAAATCTTCATTCCGATTTCTTCTGCTCAAAGACTACTAAAAGATACAAATGTACGAACTATTTATGTTGAAACAAAATCTGCTGAGGATGTTGATTTCGTGGTTAATACGTTGGAATCCCGCCTTGCTATAAAATTTGGTGACGAGAAAGAGCAAAAAGAGAAAGCTGCTTCCTCGGCGCAAATGGGACCATCATATCAAGTTATTAATCAACAAGAAATCCTCAATGCGTTTAATACAATCAGTACAACCTTAACAACTGCGCTTGGTGCAATTGCTGCCATTTCGCTTGTAGTAGGTGGTATTGGAATTATGAATATTATGTTAGTTTCTGTCAGTGAAAGAACGAGAGAAATTGGTATCAGAAAAGCGCTTGGAGCTAAAAAACGTGCTATTTTACTGCAATTCCTAATAGAATCTATCGTTATTAGTGTATGCGGGGGACTGATTGGAATAATTATTGGAGTCTCAGGAGCGCTTATCTTTGGCTCTGTTGCGGGTATATCATCAGGAATAACCGCGGGAACAATTATCTTTTCCTTTGTCTTCTCCTTATGTATTGGAGTGATATTTGGTATCGCACCTGCTAATAAGGCATCGAAATTAAGACCAATTGATGCTTTGAGGTCAGAATAA
- the ispE gene encoding 4-(cytidine 5'-diphospho)-2-C-methyl-D-erythritol kinase — MKISITAPAKINLSLDALYKREDGYHEVEMVMTTIDLADRLSLERLDEDKIVLDVKAHFIPEDRRNLIYQAALLLKKRFNVKMGVRIIIDKHIPVSAGLAGGSSDAAAALKGLNIIWELGLSIEELAEISSEIGSDIAFCVYGGTALATGRGEKITALPNIPGCWIVLAKPSISVSTPTIYKELQVENVEHPNTKKMIESIKIGDLDGIFASTGNVLESVTLEKNPQVKRIKDRMMAFGAEAALMSGSGPTVFALIKQYSRAKRVYNGLRGFCEEVYMVRPWSESENETIN; from the coding sequence ATGAAAATAAGCATAACAGCACCAGCTAAAATTAATCTTTCACTTGACGCGCTGTACAAACGTGAAGACGGCTATCATGAAGTGGAAATGGTGATGACAACAATAGACCTTGCTGACAGATTAAGCTTAGAACGCTTAGACGAGGATAAGATTGTGCTAGATGTAAAAGCGCATTTTATCCCAGAAGATCGTCGTAATTTAATTTACCAAGCGGCTCTTCTTTTGAAAAAACGTTTTAACGTAAAAATGGGTGTACGCATTATAATTGATAAACACATTCCAGTTTCCGCGGGACTTGCTGGTGGTAGTTCGGATGCGGCCGCGGCGCTGAAAGGTTTAAACATAATTTGGGAACTTGGACTTTCGATAGAAGAATTAGCAGAAATAAGCTCAGAAATTGGTTCTGATATTGCTTTTTGTGTATATGGAGGAACGGCTCTTGCTACCGGACGCGGAGAAAAAATTACAGCTTTACCTAATATTCCGGGTTGCTGGATTGTATTAGCTAAACCGAGTATTAGTGTTTCTACACCTACTATTTATAAAGAATTACAAGTAGAAAATGTTGAACATCCTAATACAAAGAAAATGATAGAATCCATCAAAATTGGCGACTTAGATGGGATTTTTGCTTCAACCGGAAATGTTTTGGAATCTGTGACTTTAGAAAAAAATCCACAAGTGAAACGAATTAAAGATCGGATGATGGCATTTGGTGCTGAGGCAGCGTTAATGAGTGGTAGCGGCCCAACAGTATTTGCGCTCATCAAACAGTATTCAAGAGCAAAACGTGTCTATAACGGCTTGCGAGGCTTTTGTGAGGAAGTCTATATGGTTAGACCGTGGAGCGAAAGTGAAAACGAAACTATTAATTAA
- the purR gene encoding pur operon repressor — MKIRRSERLIDMTQFLLSHPRKLVPLTMFAERYGSAKSSISEDLVIIKKTFEDRGIGTLETVPGAAGGVQYISIAGNDDVLDFVHTLCNRIAEPNRLLPGGYLYLSDLLGEPVTLKAIGKILATKFNNQKIDAIMTVATKGIPIAQAVAEHLSVPFVIVRRDSKVTEGSTVSINYVSGSSKRIEKMELSKRSLAEGSNVVIVDDFMKAGGTINGMKNLLEEFNAHLVGIGVLVESEYAEERLVDDYVSLVKIKNVNMKEKQIEVVDGNYFNS, encoded by the coding sequence ATGAAGATTCGTCGTAGTGAACGATTAATTGATATGACGCAGTTTCTTTTATCGCATCCGCGAAAGTTAGTGCCGCTTACGATGTTTGCTGAACGATATGGCTCAGCTAAATCTTCTATTAGTGAAGATTTGGTTATCATAAAGAAAACATTCGAGGACAGAGGAATTGGTACGCTTGAAACTGTTCCAGGTGCTGCTGGTGGTGTGCAATATATTTCCATAGCGGGAAATGATGATGTGCTAGATTTTGTGCATACATTATGTAACCGAATTGCAGAACCTAACCGATTACTTCCGGGAGGATATTTATACCTTTCTGATTTGCTCGGGGAACCGGTCACGCTTAAAGCAATTGGCAAAATTTTAGCAACTAAATTTAACAACCAAAAAATAGATGCAATTATGACTGTTGCAACAAAAGGTATTCCTATTGCGCAAGCGGTCGCTGAACATTTAAGTGTTCCGTTTGTTATTGTTCGCCGTGACAGTAAGGTTACAGAAGGTTCCACAGTAAGCATTAATTATGTTTCTGGTTCATCCAAACGAATTGAAAAAATGGAGTTATCCAAACGCAGCTTAGCAGAGGGATCCAATGTTGTTATTGTTGATGATTTTATGAAAGCTGGCGGAACAATAAATGGTATGAAGAATTTATTAGAAGAGTTCAATGCTCACTTGGTTGGCATTGGCGTTCTAGTTGAATCTGAATACGCGGAAGAACGTCTAGTTGACGATTATGTTTCACTTGTAAAAATTAAAAACGTCAATATGAAAGAAAAACAAATTGAAGTAGTTGACGGGAATTATTTTAATAGTTGA
- a CDS encoding ABC transporter ATP-binding protein: protein MPKPLIDMKNLTKTYTLGGETFKALDDVTFTVEKGEFLSIVGPSGSGKSTLMNMIGCLDVPDEGSYHLDDVDVFKLSDNKLSEIRNKKIGFIFQQFNLLPKLSAFENIELPLIYAGLSVSAREKAALECLEKVGLIEKRRNLPTQLSGGQQQRVAIARALAGNPQILLADEPTGALDSKTGKEVMGILQELNRAGNTIVMITHDPTIASYGTRSIRIQDGKLFHEEATKA, encoded by the coding sequence ATGCCAAAACCGCTAATTGACATGAAAAATTTAACAAAAACTTATACGCTAGGCGGAGAAACTTTTAAAGCATTAGACGATGTTACTTTTACCGTTGAAAAAGGGGAGTTCCTATCCATCGTTGGTCCGTCCGGTTCCGGTAAATCAACTTTAATGAATATGATTGGTTGTTTGGATGTTCCAGATGAAGGTAGTTATCACCTTGATGATGTAGATGTGTTTAAACTAAGCGACAATAAATTATCCGAAATCAGAAATAAGAAAATCGGCTTTATTTTTCAGCAGTTTAATTTGCTTCCTAAATTATCTGCTTTTGAAAATATAGAGTTGCCATTAATTTACGCTGGACTGAGTGTTTCTGCACGCGAAAAAGCTGCTCTTGAATGCTTGGAAAAAGTTGGTCTGATTGAAAAGCGTAGAAATTTACCAACTCAGCTATCTGGTGGACAACAACAACGTGTAGCAATCGCGCGTGCCCTTGCTGGTAATCCGCAAATTCTTTTAGCAGATGAGCCAACGGGAGCCCTTGATTCCAAAACAGGTAAGGAAGTAATGGGAATCTTACAAGAGTTGAATCGAGCAGGAAATACAATTGTTATGATTACACATGATCCGACAATTGCCTCTTATGGAACAAGAAGCATTCGAATTCAAGATGGTAAATTATTCCATGAGGAGGCGACAAAAGCATGA